TAATGCAGCAATAAGAGGAACACCTCCAACCCTTAACGCAATCACTGAGGCTACTGAGAGCAGCATAAGAGCGTACCATGATGAGCCCTTAAGGAATGGAGCGAAAAGTTTTTTCATCCTTGGAATGAGGTAGATAATAAAAAACCCTATCCCTGAACCAAGCACGATGCCCATCCCAAGATTCTGAGCAAGTGCAATTGCATTTCCTGAGGTCATCCCCTTGGCAGCCAGCATAGGAATAAGGATAAGCCAGCCAAGAATTGCTCCGAAAAACCATGAAACTCCTGGACGAACGCCAAGAATATAACCCGCACTTACTGCAAGAGGCATTGGATAGAAGGTGAGGAATATGCCTAAGGGAATGAGTGCAGCCCAGGTCCATCCTGCAGGAAAATAGAGATCTCGGAAAAGTGCAAAGATCCCGGTTAATGCACCAACCAACACAACTCCAAAGAAAAGCCTCCCGCCCTTTGTACCCAGTTTTAAGAGTTCAGCTCCTGCAATTCCTGAGGCATAGGGTAAATTTTCTTTATCAACAAATGCTTTTTTCAAAGGAATTGAAACAAGTACACCTAAGACACCTGCAAGAACCGTAAGAAGGGCAAGTATCCACGGATTGGGAAGGGGTATGGCTAGTCCCTTGCTTTGATTAAGAAAAATAATCCCTGGAATAGTAAACACAACACCCGCAGCAACAAGTCCACCAATACTTCCCCCTGCCTGCGCCACATTGATCTCATGGGGATTTTCTTTTCCTCTCCAGTTGATGAGTTTCAAAAGTCCGCCTGCCACAATAACGGAAAAAATAATTGGCCAGGGAAGTGCACCAAGCTTTATGGCAATGTAGGATGAGCTTGCTGTAAGAAAAATCGTAATCAGGATCGCGATGATCACCGCCCGTAAGGTAAATCCACTATTCCTTTTTGTTTCTTTTGCGTTACTCTCTTTTGTTGGTTGTGTCTTCATAAACATCCCCCACTCTTCTGTCTTTGGCAATAGTATGGATGATACAATGATCGTTTACTATTTAAAGATTGTTACAAACCGGAAATACGCAATTGTGGTGAGTGATGAATAATATTTATATACTGGCAAGCGGTATGGGCAGATATGACGCTTTTTATAATCGATCTTCCCTGTACCGCACCTTATCGGAAGCAAGAACATCATTCATCAACTGAACT
This region of Candidatus Woesearchaeota archaeon genomic DNA includes:
- a CDS encoding OPT/YSL family transporter translates to MPKTEEWGMFMKTQPTKESNAKETKRNSGFTLRAVIIAILITIFLTASSSYIAIKLGALPWPIIFSVIVAGGLLKLINWRGKENPHEINVAQAGGSIGGLVAAGVVFTIPGIIFLNQSKGLAIPLPNPWILALLTVLAGVLGVLVSIPLKKAFVDKENLPYASGIAGAELLKLGTKGGRLFFGVVLVGALTGIFALFRDLYFPAGWTWAALIPLGIFLTFYPMPLAVSAGYILGVRPGVSWFFGAILGWLILIPMLAAKGMTSGNAIALAQNLGMGIVLGSGIGFFIIYLIPRMKKLFAPFLKGSSWYALMLLSVASVIALRVGGVPLIAALLTVLGTWIMVIVAARMTGETNIDPLEQFGIFVGLIIALIYGLLAINLDPFASFLIVAFVSVACAVAGDIGHDYKSAQILGTRISDIVRVDLIAVVVAGLIAPFVLHIIFQGFQAQLFTPTMPAPQAQLVAGSIFGFAYPLAFMIGFGLAFLVELINMLLPKNRRNKVLMMPLGIGLFLGFAIAIPLGIGALLRWIVDKKYSSLSHTVLLIAAGVMGGEGIAGFTAGTLTVAGVVFTTGAFVLIGILAIIAVMSFIWYMKKEDTHDTWH